The Bosea sp. F3-2 genome window below encodes:
- a CDS encoding AAC(3)-I family aminoglycoside N-acetyltransferase, translated as MSSSPAYVTRRLEASDVRLMRELNALFGRAFADPATFGDGPPSDTYLKGLLSRENVAVVAALKGEDVVGGLVAYALDKCEQERREYYIYDLAVDEGHRRQGIATALIHHLRGIARKSRAWVIYVQADYGDEPAIALYTKLGVREDVMHFDIAVDARQP; from the coding sequence ATGTCTTCATCTCCTGCCTATGTCACACGCCGCCTTGAGGCTTCAGACGTCCGGCTTATGCGCGAACTGAATGCCCTGTTCGGACGAGCTTTCGCAGACCCCGCGACGTTCGGGGACGGCCCACCAAGCGATACCTATCTCAAGGGCCTGCTCTCCAGGGAAAATGTCGCCGTGGTTGCTGCGCTGAAGGGCGAGGACGTAGTCGGCGGACTCGTCGCCTACGCGCTCGACAAATGCGAGCAGGAAAGGCGCGAATATTACATCTACGATCTTGCGGTCGATGAAGGACATCGCCGGCAAGGCATCGCGACGGCCCTCATCCACCATCTGCGCGGCATCGCGCGGAAATCCCGAGCCTGGGTGATTTATGTCCAGGCGGACTATGGCGACGAGCCAGCGATCGCCTTGTACACAAAGCTCGGCGTCCGCGAAGACGTGATGCACTTCGACATTGCCGTCGACGCCAGACAGCCATGA
- a CDS encoding isochorismatase family cysteine hydrolase, with protein sequence MREEDLIVRKTRYSGMIQGAGDLHEALRRRRIEAVLVAGTMTNACCESTARDAMMLNYRTSMVHDANASLRDDEHAAALINFHLFFGDVVSTEDLLLRYQAFEQSDASTDLADRAASFT encoded by the coding sequence GTGCGCGAGGAAGACCTCATCGTCCGCAAGACCCGTTACTCCGGGATGATCCAGGGCGCCGGCGATCTGCATGAGGCGCTGCGCCGGCGCAGGATCGAGGCGGTTCTTGTCGCTGGGACGATGACCAATGCCTGCTGTGAATCGACCGCCCGCGATGCGATGATGCTCAACTACCGCACCAGCATGGTGCACGACGCAAATGCCAGCCTTCGCGATGATGAGCACGCTGCGGCACTGATCAATTTCCACCTGTTCTTCGGTGATGTCGTCTCGACCGAAGATCTTCTGCTTCGCTATCAGGCATTCGAACAATCGGACGCCAGCACGGATCTGGCCGACCGGGCAGCATCCTTCACTTGA
- a CDS encoding DDE-type integrase/transposase/recombinase, whose protein sequence is MGQVLHGSATTTHAVRTELQRSQASAAELARRFGINEKTVRKWRSRQTVGCLQRHGISRLPKADREKPKRFKAYEIGCFHIDIAELRYEGGKACLFVAVDRTSKLVFARIYRKATKLVAAGFLKALVRAVPYKVHTVLTDNGVQFVQHDKRAEGGFLAHVFGRVCAENSIAHRLTKPYHPWTNGQAERMVRTIKDATVRTFHYASINDLRRHVRDWLLAYNYAKQLKALRFRTPLEAIKQISTEKPELFSRRPGHDMLGLNT, encoded by the coding sequence ATGGGCCAGGTTCTTCACGGGAGCGCCACGACCACGCACGCCGTTCGAACGGAGCTACAGCGATCGCAAGCTTCGGCCGCGGAGCTCGCGCGGCGCTTCGGGATCAACGAGAAGACCGTGAGGAAGTGGCGGTCCCGGCAGACGGTCGGCTGCCTTCAGCGTCACGGAATCTCTCGCCTGCCGAAGGCCGATCGCGAAAAACCGAAGCGGTTCAAGGCCTACGAGATCGGCTGCTTCCACATCGACATCGCCGAGCTGCGCTATGAAGGCGGCAAGGCCTGTCTGTTCGTGGCCGTGGACCGGACCTCCAAATTGGTCTTCGCCAGGATCTACCGGAAGGCGACAAAGCTCGTAGCGGCGGGCTTCCTCAAGGCGCTGGTCAGGGCCGTTCCCTACAAGGTCCACACGGTGCTGACGGATAACGGCGTTCAGTTCGTCCAGCACGACAAGAGGGCCGAGGGCGGCTTCCTCGCTCACGTCTTCGGAAGAGTCTGCGCCGAGAACAGCATCGCGCACAGGCTCACCAAGCCCTATCATCCGTGGACCAACGGCCAGGCGGAACGAATGGTCCGAACCATCAAGGACGCCACCGTCCGCACCTTCCACTACGCCTCGATCAACGACCTGAGGCGCCACGTCCGGGACTGGCTGCTGGCCTACAATTACGCCAAGCAGCTCAAGGCGCTGCGGTTCAGGACCCCGCTTGAGGCCATCAAGCAAATCAGCACCGAAAAGCCAGAGCTGTTCAGCCGTCGGCCAGGCCATGACATGCTGGGACTAAACACTTAG
- a CDS encoding DUF2200 domain-containing protein: MIRHRIYAMSVASVYPLYIAKAEKKGRTKAEVDEIIRWLTGYSQEGLDAQLEKKTCFENFFADAPRLHPSRSLISGVICGVRVETITEPTMQEIRYLDKLIDELAKGKAMQKILRT, translated from the coding sequence ATGATCAGGCATCGAATCTATGCAATGAGCGTTGCCAGCGTTTATCCGCTCTATATTGCCAAGGCGGAGAAAAAGGGGCGGACCAAAGCTGAGGTCGACGAGATCATCCGTTGGCTGACGGGTTACAGTCAGGAAGGGCTGGACGCTCAGTTGGAAAAGAAAACCTGCTTCGAGAATTTCTTCGCCGACGCGCCTCGTCTGCATCCTTCGCGATCCCTGATTTCGGGCGTGATCTGTGGCGTGCGGGTCGAAACGATCACGGAACCGACCATGCAAGAAATCCGCTACCTGGATAAGCTGATCGATGAGCTGGCCAAGGGCAAGGCGATGCAGAAAATCCTGCGAACTTGA